A part of Palaemon carinicauda isolate YSFRI2023 chromosome 8, ASM3689809v2, whole genome shotgun sequence genomic DNA contains:
- the LOC137645138 gene encoding basic proline-rich protein-like, producing the protein MHEITFLPSLAAAAAAGAAATPGAARAAATPGAARAAAAAAGPARAAAGPARAARTRAAAAPAGAAAAPAGAAAPAGAAAPAGAAAPPPPPPPEPPPPPPEPPPPPEPPPPPEPPPEPPPPEPPPEPPPKPPPEPPPEPPPEPPPEPPPEPPPPPEPPPEPPPEPPPPEPLPPPVQPPRPPEPPLPESPPPPPPPPEPLTPSEPLPPPEPLPPPEPPPPPELPPPETPPELPPPETPPEPPPPPPPPPPEPLPLPPPPEPSLPPEPPPLPEPPPPPPPEPPPPLEPPQPPPPVQPPPPPEPPEPPPLSEPPEPPEPPPLSEPPPPPEPPPPPEPPPPTPEPPPPPGQVKLDPPDPPDPPPDPPEPPPPPAETATPAGAGAPAAGAAAAATGAAAAGVAAAAAGAAGAAAGAAAAARAPGSRQILLPAVSVATAGSRRGCCRLPII; encoded by the exons atgcacgaaataaccttcctg cctagcctagccgccgccgccgccgctggAGCCGCCGCCACCCCTGGAGCCGCCAGAGCCGCCGCCACCCCTGGAGCCGCcagagccgccgccgccgccgccggaCCCGCCAGAGCCGCCGCCGGACCCGCCAGAGCCGCCAGAACCAGAGCCGCCGCCGCCCCCGCCGGAGCCGCCGCCGCCcccgccggagccgccgcccccgccggagccgccgcccccgccggagccgccgccccc ccgccgccgcccccgccggagccgccgccgcccccgccggagccgccgcccccgcCAGAGCCGCCGCCCCCGCCGGAGCCGCCGCCGGAGCCGCCCCCGCCGGAGCCGCCGCCGGAGCCGCCCCCGAAGCCGCCGCCAGAGCCGCCGCCGGAGCCGCCGCCGGAGCCGCCGCCGGAGCCGCCGCCAGAGCCGCCGCCCCCGCCGGAGCCGCCGCCGGAGCCGCCGCCAGAGCCGCCGCCGCCAGAGCCGCTGCCCCCGCCGGTCCAGCCGCCGCGGCCACCGGAGCCGCCGTTGCCGGAgtcgccgccgccgccgccgccgccgccggagCCGTTGACGCCGTCAGAGCCGTTGCCGCCGCCAGAGCCGTTGCCGCCGCCGGAGCCGCCGCCGCCGCCGGAGCTGCCGCCGCCGGAGACGCCGCCGGAGCTGCCGCCACCGGAGACGCCGCCggagccgccgccgccgccgccgccgccgccgccggagCCACTGCCGCTGCCGCCCCCGCCAGAGCCGTCGCTTCCACCGGAGCCGCCGCCTCTGCCGGAACCGCCGCCACCGCCcccgccggagccgccgcctccgcTGGAACCGCCCCAGCCGCCCCCCCCAGTGCAGCCGCCGCCGCCACCGGAGCCGCCGGAGCCGCCGCCGCTGTCGGAGCCGCCGGAGCCGCCGGAGCCGCCGCCGCTGTCGGAGCCGCCACCGCCGCCGGAGCCGCCGCCGCCGCCGGAGCCGCCGCCGCCGacgccggagccgccgcctccgcCAGGTCAGGTTAAGCTGGACCCGCCGGACCCGCCGGACCCGCCGCCGGACCCGCCGGAgccgccgccgccgccggcagAGACCGCCACCCCTGCCGGAGCCGGAGCCCCCGCCGCCGGTGCAGCCGCCGCCGCCACTGGAGCCGCCGCTGCCGGAGTCGCCGCCGCAGCTGCTGGAGCCGCCGGAGCCGCCGCCGGAGCCGCCGCCGCCGCCAgagcccccggcagccggcagataCTACTGCCGGCCGTCAGTGTCGCTACCGCCGGCAGCCGGCGGGGCTGTTGCCGGCTGCC